One Salvia miltiorrhiza cultivar Shanhuang (shh) chromosome 6, IMPLAD_Smil_shh, whole genome shotgun sequence genomic window, GGGCACATTCTAGTCTAATGGAATTTAAGATCTGACCCAAAGACCAACATTCAAGATCCCAGTTCAGAGTTGGATCATTCCTCAGTCAAACTGAGGATATTAGACGACTACAGGAGGTTGTTTgtttaaattaagaaaattaagaaaagcTTTGCAAAGAACTTCACAACACTATCTTGGTACTATTAGCATCTACACTTCATcagttttttaaaatttgtcttAATAGATTACTGTCTTTCCTAATTTTCGTAGTAgagttttttttattcaaattattaCTGAGATCCTTTATGTTTCAGTTGGTGACCTTTTATGCTAAACTTGGGTCTAGTTGCGTGTCGAAATAACGAGCGACCTCCTGACGTAATCTAAATACAGATGTTTCGAGATCCATTCAAATCATGTTGAAATACTATTTCAATGCACTCACAAGCTAAAGGATCCAATTTGTGATTCAACTTAACATGCTCTTGACCATATGCAAACGTAACATAAtagtttaaataaattaacaaaacTACGGGCGGGTCGGGTCGACTCGAGGCTTTCCTTTTCCAGATTTTTTACTAAGGTGTTGAAGTATGCCAGTGTAGCAATGTCAATTAAATTTACGACACCTTGTACTCGTTGTTCGCTACTCTAATAACACAAAGTACAAAGAAAATAGTAATATCTTTTATTATTAAGTTGTTAAATAACAATACCTCCTTAGACCCCGTAATTCGCAGGATCAAGATGAAATGTTCAGTTTTCCTGTGAACCTAAAATCAAAGTTTAATAAATAGAAAGCACAGTCACATACTAAGCAAAAGAAGAGGATCAAATCAAGGGTAAATGTATATTATTACCTGTTCTGCACTGCCCAGATTAAGAGGTCAGAAACCTCCTTGCCACTATGAACGTCTTTAATTGTCAGGTTAGAAATATGAGTGTTcccatttgcatcatcataaatACAATATTTTACATGATGATGCAAATGGGAACACTCATATTTCTAACCTGACAATTAAAGAGAGCTATCAAAATGAGCCGAAATGGGCCCATTTTGGCCTATTTTGACAGCTCTAACAAACAAACTGGAATAAACTGATCACAGCCGCCAGTTTCGGAAAAGAACTTGAAAGTCTGTGTGAGGATAGCAAATTCTCCATCACTCTCCCGGAAATGGAAATTGACAAGTTTATTAATTGCTGTAACATGTCATATTTCACTatcaaatcattttttttattaatgaaaatacGACTTTTGTTGTTCAAACTGATATTGGAGGAATGTGCTTTCTTTTGAATGTCGCCAATTGCCCTAGTAGAGAGTGTTCTTGGGAAGAATACAAGGGTTCGCCATTTTATCCCACTCTTCTTAACACTTATGTTAAGGAGAGCATGATTTTGAGCCCGATTGGATATTCAATAGACAATCGCGAGCTTGTCAAATTCCCTCTATCTTCTTATTTGGCTTTCCCAGAGCTTAATAATTGTTACATGGAATTAGTTACCAAAGGAGGTGGAGAGAAAGATGGATTTATTGTACAAGTGAGATTGGATTATGCATTTAATGCATATTGGACGTTGGACGTGGTGAGATTTCATCCCAATTTCCAGGGTAGTGACGATGAATTT contains:
- the LOC130988251 gene encoding uncharacterized protein LOC130988251 gives rise to the protein MCFLLNVANCPSRECSWEEYKGSPFYPTLLNTYVKESMILSPIGYSIDNRELVKFPLSSYLAFPELNNCYMELVTKGGGEKDGFIVQVRLDYAFNAYWTLDVVRFHPNFQGSDDEFATLTKNFKIFSPSDGSRFIPICLLPFEGEGSGATMFDDDED